The stretch of DNA TGACCTCATCACCGGTCAGGATGCCTTGGCGCAGGCGGCGCAGGTTCTTGCTCACGTAAAACTTCAGCTCATCCAAAATGGGGAGCTGCTGAAACTCGGAGGCCTTTTTCAGAACCTTATTGGCCAGGGTCAAGTGCTCAATCAGGTCGCCCTGAATAGCCTCGTTGCGGGCCGTGCTGCTGCCCCGAATGTCAGAAGAGCCGTGCAGTGGGTACACTTCATGAAAGACGATGTCTTCCATCTCTGCGTTTTTGTTGCCGTCCTCAATCTTCTGCAGCAGGTTTTGGGCGGCATCCGTGAAGCGCCACTCCATGGTGGGGTGCAGGGCGGTGAACTTCTCCTTGATGATGGCCTGCACGCGGGTCTGGATTTCCTCGGCGTTGCGTTTCACGGCCACCGCAAACAGGGGCATAAACTGCGTCACGTTCTCCAGGCTGAACTCATTGAGGTCGCCCACATTGGGTGAGCCCAGCTCCAGGAGGCCTACCGTATCATCGCCATAGGGCAGCAGCGCCAAAATAGCCGAGCGGATGCCTAGGCTAAGGATCTGCTGCCGTAGGTCGTCCGGAATGTCCGCTTTTTCCACGTCTTCCAGCACCAGAGGCTGGCGGTCTTGCCAGAGCTGGCTGTAGATCTGCCGGAAGCCCGAGCTGGCGTCTTGGTTGTGCAGCTGCTTGGTTAGAAAACTGTGGTTGATTTTGCGGCCGAAGTCCACGAAGGCCTTCTTCTTTTCGTCGTAGGCCGCAATGCCCAACTGCAGAAACGGCCGCCCAAACAATACCCGCAGCTTCTCCTGAATCTGCTCTAGCCGGTCAGAAGCCTGCAGCACGTCGCGCTCCAGCAAGTCGTACTTCAGCTCCGAGAGAATTTCCTGCTCTGTTACATCCGTAAGCTGCAGCAGGTTAAAGCCTGAGAGCTCAAAGTGCTCAGGCGGCAGCGTTTCCTGCCACACATCGGCGCGGTGCATGTTGCGGGTAAGATGATCTAACTGCTCCGGGGTCAAGGTTGGCTTTTCCCCGCGCACAATCACCTCCAGAAACGTAGAGTTGAAGTTAACGCTGTAGTGGCGGTAGAGGCCGATGCTGTAGTCGGGAACCGTGAAAATGATGGCCCCCTGCATGGGGATGTGCACCCCGTATGCCTTCTCCAGAATAAGCTGGTAGGCCATGCGGGTAGTATACACCTCCAGGGTGTGCATATCAATATTAAGCGGCTGCTTAATAGTTTGGCCCGCATTGAGGAGCACTTCCTCGAAGCGAGGAGTATAGTAGAAGCTGTGGCGTTGAAAGGGCAGTATGGCGCCGCTGATATCCGTCTGGAAAGAAGAGGAGGGGAATACCGCCAGCATCAGGGTTTCCACCAGGTCGCAGTTGCATTCCAGCTGGGTTAGGTCAGTGATGGGGCCGCGGCTCCAGTCGGCCTGCGCTACCTGCTCGCCAATAAAGCGGGCCAGTTGGGCCACCCCGGCATTAGAAGCATTCTCACGGTCTTTCCAGTACGCAATGAGGGGTTCCAGGCTAAGCGTAGTCTGGAAGGGGAATATAGCCGAGGACGGGCGGGCAACAGGTTCTTTTAGCATACAGCCAGAGAGCAGAATCTCCCAGATAGCCAGCAACAAATAGCGTTACCAACCGGAGATATAATGTATACGCGTTGCAGGCCCCCCGTGTTGAAGCAACTAGTGCAGCTTGCAAGCCACATGGCTCTACCGCTTTACCACAAATGGAACGGGCTGCTTAGGATCTGCCGGGTTAGTAGCATCAAAGGGAGTAGCCAGCCCTTTAATATACAACACCCGTTTGGTGTTCTCATAGCATGTGCAGCAGCCATCGGCTTTGAATTCGCCGGCCAGATCCACCCGCTCCACCACCACCGAGTCAGTTGGCACCTTCGGCTTCTTGC from Hymenobacter taeanensis encodes:
- a CDS encoding GAF domain-containing protein; this encodes MLKEPVARPSSAIFPFQTTLSLEPLIAYWKDRENASNAGVAQLARFIGEQVAQADWSRGPITDLTQLECNCDLVETLMLAVFPSSSFQTDISGAILPFQRHSFYYTPRFEEVLLNAGQTIKQPLNIDMHTLEVYTTRMAYQLILEKAYGVHIPMQGAIIFTVPDYSIGLYRHYSVNFNSTFLEVIVRGEKPTLTPEQLDHLTRNMHRADVWQETLPPEHFELSGFNLLQLTDVTEQEILSELKYDLLERDVLQASDRLEQIQEKLRVLFGRPFLQLGIAAYDEKKKAFVDFGRKINHSFLTKQLHNQDASSGFRQIYSQLWQDRQPLVLEDVEKADIPDDLRQQILSLGIRSAILALLPYGDDTVGLLELGSPNVGDLNEFSLENVTQFMPLFAVAVKRNAEEIQTRVQAIIKEKFTALHPTMEWRFTDAAQNLLQKIEDGNKNAEMEDIVFHEVYPLHGSSDIRGSSTARNEAIQGDLIEHLTLANKVLKKASEFQQLPILDELKFYVSKNLRRLRQGILTGDEVSIFESLRMEVEPLFNYLAQNAPELRPVIEEYWANIDPELGILYKRRKQFEESTTRLNDAVSDYLDEEEAKAQDMYPHYFQRFKTDGVEHNIYVGASLVENKPFDLVFLKNLRLWQLLVMVEITRRTAALKTELPLPLETTQLILIHSQPLNIRFRQDERQFDVDGAYNIRYEIIKKRIDKATVQGTGERLTQPGYIALVYTQQREADEYLEYIDYLQDRGLLEPGIEELELEELQGVKGLLALRVKVRL